In one window of Myotis daubentonii chromosome 13, mMyoDau2.1, whole genome shotgun sequence DNA:
- the LOC132214264 gene encoding suppressor of cytokine signaling 2-like has protein sequence MTLRCPEPSGNGAEGTRSQWGTAGSAEEPSPEAARLAKALRELSQTGWYWGSMTVNEAKEKLKEAPEGTFLIRDSSHSDYLLTISVKTSAGPTNLRIDYQDGKFRLDSIICVKSKLKQFDSVVHLIDYYVQMCKDKRTGPEAPRNGTVHLYLTKPLYTSAPPLQHLCRLTINKCTGAIWGLPLPTRLKDYLEEYKFQV, from the coding sequence ATGACCCTGCGGTGCCCCGAGCCCTCCGGGAATGGCGCGGAAGGGACGCGGAGCCAGTGGGGGACCGCGGGGTCCGCGGAGGAGCCGTCCCCGGAGGCGGCGCGTCTGGCGAAGGCCTTGCGGGAGCTCAGTCAAACAGGTTGGTACTGGGGAAGTATGACTGTTAATGAAGccaaagagaaattaaaagagGCACCAGAAGGAACTTTCTTGATTAGAGATAGTTCGCATTCAGACTACCTACTAACAATATCTGTTAAAACATCAGCTGGACCAACTAATCTGCGAATCGACTATCAAGATGGGAAATTCAGATTGGACTCTATCATATGTGTCAAGTCCAAGCTTAAACAATTTGACAGTGTGGTTCATCTGATCGACTACTACGTTCAGATGTGCAAGGATAAGCGGACGGGCCCAGAAGCCCCCCGGAACGGCACTGTTCACCTTTATCTGACCAAACCGCTCTACACGTCAGCACCGCCTCTGCAGCATCTCTGCAGACTCACCATTAACAAATGCACCGGTGCCATCTGGGGACTGCCTTTGCCAACAAGACTAAAAGATTACTTGGAAGAATATAAATTCCAGGTATaa